Within the Dialister hominis genome, the region GAGATTCGTTCATGACCTGCATGGACATTCCCGGGATTCAAATCAATAAGACTCCAAATTAAATGATCAGCTGATAGATACAGGTGATTATTTAATTTGGAGTCATTATAAAAAATAGAATTGGTTGTTGTATTTGTAGTATCCAAATAGAGGAAATAGATCCTCAGCCAGTTTTCAGTAATACAATACCAAAAAGAACATATGAGAGGGGTAAAAGCATTACGAGAGAGACCTGGCTGTTTTAGGGAGAATTTGTAGGTTCCGATAATTTAATGTTATCGGAAGTAATAACGTTCTCATTATCCCACAGTGTCCTACAGTGTTTCAGAATTCAAGTTTTGCTAGATTTTATCTATAATTATCAGTGCTCTCATAACGTCAGTGGTGTTCCTCGTACGTTCTCAGTATTTGGCTGACTTTTTATGATTTTGTGGCAAAAAGTGTGGCAGGATTTTACAGGAAATAATCCGATAAAAACGATATTTTTTGAGAGCCTGTTATATATTGACTTCATAGTTTTAATTAGAAGCATTAAAATTATCAGCAAAAAGGCCGCCTCACTTCATATGAGACGGCTCTTTTATTTTGCTCATTTCTGTCAGAGCAGAGCGCTTTTAAATCTTGCCTGCATAGTAATCATTCATGTAGTCACCCTTATCAGCCGGCTTCTCTTTGATTTCATCATCATGAGTCGGCCAGTCTCCAAGGCGATAATACTTAATTCCGCTTTTTGTAGTATCAATGGAATCATCAAGAGAATCAATCTTTTCTTTGATAGCCTTTTCGCCTACTTCGCTGTTCAGATCCGCATGTTCAAGGCCGGTATCGGTATAAGCTTCATTGTAGTCTTCCAGGCACTTACGGATAACCTTTCCGAAAATTTCTTTATTTTCTTCTGTAGCTTTTACTCCGTTGAAAGCTGCCAGAATATCAGAGTAGCTGTCATTAGAAGTATCAAGGCAGGCATCGAATAATGCATTGATTGCTTTTTTCATTTTCTTTTCTTCCTCTCTTAAATCATTTAAAAACTTTTTTACTTTTTCATACTCAGAATCAGTCATTCTGATTCCTCTTGACTTGGTATCTTTATGAACGGATTTTGCTGGCGCACCGGCTTCCTTTCTTCTTCCGCCCCATCCGTTTGATCTCTCCATCATCAATTCCCCCCCCCTTTTCTTTATTGTCTCTTCATCTCTTGATTATATGATAGCACATATTACTTGACTATTCAATAGCATTTTATCAAGTTTTTTGATTTATTTTGTGATTTGGGCAAAAGAAAAAGCGGCCGCATTTCTGCAGTCGCTTTTATATATTACTTGGAAGCTGCCACGCCAATGATCACGCCACCAGAAACGATAAGTGCAATCTTCAGCAGTTTATTTTGCTTTTTCAGTGATTGATTCTGCTTTTCGAGATCCTCCACTTGTACTTTCAGCGCTGCTAAGGATTTCTGCAATCCGGTTATTTCGCTCCTGGCATCTGTCAACGATTTTTGTGACATCATCAAGTCCAGTTTCAAACTGGCTATCTGACTGTTTAATTTCGTCGACTGTGTTTCCAATTTCTGCGCCTGTTCTGCTGATGTCGTCTGCTGTTTTTTCAGCGTCTCTAATCGAGTCTGAAGCATCGTCAAGTCGCTCTGCTGTTCTGTCAACAGAGTCTGCAGCTCGCTCCACTGCTCCGCTGACAGAGTTCTCGTTTCCTGCGCTGGCGTTTCGGATGCCCAGCAAATATCCGACTCCAAAAAAGGCAATAATAAGAGCAATAGCGGCAAAAGCAGCATAGATTTTCTTATCTTCATTATACATAAATCCTCCTCAGAAAGAATAGTTCTTATCAAACTGAGCACCATTGATGAAATAGTTATCCGTGCACTGCCAGATGGCAGCACCATCATAGTCGCACTGGCTGTTATACTGGGCGCACCATACAGGAACACCTGTAAGGCGGCTCATATCAATGACGTTGGTCAAGTAATCATAGTTGGCATACAAGCCACAATGATATCCGGCTTCTTCCAGAGTGTTGATAAATGTGGTGCAGATATCCGTAATTTCTGCCGGATCAGTCAGCCTCTCCGATTTCCAGCTGTCATTTTCTTCATCAAACCATACGCCCATCTCCAGCATATCCGGAGTGATGCCGGCATCCTGCATGACATAAAGCGCGAAATCTGCTTCTGCACGGGCCTCCGACGCATCAGTGGCTTCCGAGTAATAATAAACGCCAATTTTAATACCAGCATTTAAAGCTCCATTCACATTGTCATAGAATTTTCCATCCAGGTGGCCCCTTCCGTATCCTAGTCGAATGATTGCAAAATCAAAACCGGCATCTTTAACCGCCGGCCAGTTAATATTTCCGTTATTTTCAGAAACATCAATTCCTTTTTTCATCTTATCCTCCTCCCTTTAATGAGTTGCACAAGCCCACCTACTGCACTGACCCCAGCATCATTTAGATTTTCTATAATGCTGAGAAGCTCTGAAGCGGCCAGATAAGACACACAGAGCGGCATTATCATCCCCCCTGTGTGTACATGGGCTGTCATTTCATCTGCAATGCTTCCGGCGATGACAATCACGCAGTACACTATGATCTTTCCACAGAACTGCGTCTTCATGACTCTACTAGAGATGATTCCTGCTCTATGTGCTGTTGGGATAGCCTTAATTGCATCAATTAAACTCGGTGTATAGTTTTCTGTTTTTATGTTGTTGTATGAAAGTTCTACCCACTTTGTCGCCAGGTCAATTACAATCAGCAGTGCAAACAGTGTTAGCAGTTCAAGGTGAAATTGTACAAGTGCAACAATCCCGCCCACGGCAATTTTAAACGGCCAACCGTCAATTAAACGGCTGACCGCTTTCTGCGTGTAAATAAGCAAGGTGTTAATATCCATCAGGGTTGTCCTCACTCTTCTCTGTCTTTGCTTCATCGGCTGCTTTGGCTTCAGCCATAGCGTCGATGATTGCATTGTGCGGGCATCCATCCCATGGGCAGCGCCCGTCTTCATTTAAAAGGTTACCGCAATATTCGCAAAATTCCATGATTTATCCCTCCTCTATGCGTTCTTGATTTCCGTTGCCATGTTGGCAAGGGTAGTTTTGTACTGGCTGTCAATCTTAGTGGTGTCGGCGCCCAGCATGGCCGCTTTTACCCTAGCTTCTACCAAACTATCCAATGTCGGCTGGTACTTTGCTTTGATAGTGGCGATGGCGGCCTGCTTTTCCTCGGCTTCGGTCGGCACATAATCCGGTTTCGGAATAAAAGTGTCCCCGCTCAGGATGTATTCTTTACTTTCTGTATTATTTCCAAGCAGGTTCATGTAATCTTCGGTTGTGACGGCTTTTACTGTCACAATATCGGCATTATCCGCTTTCATCTTTTCTGCTTCGGCTTCCAGCTTATCCGGATGTTTAATTGGATCAAACATACAAATTTTACCGGCGGCACGGCTACCGTCCGACTTAAAGCCGACGATGTAATAATCAACATTTGTTGCGTTCATAAGTTATCTCCTTAACAATAAAAATGAGGTGATTTTAAAATGCGTAAACCAAATGGATATGGTTCAATCAAAAAGCTCTCCGGCAATCGGAGGAGGCCATTTGTATTTGTTATCAGCGTTCATGGGAAGCAAAAGCCTGTCGAGTACTTTTCCACGCAGGTTGAAGCTGAAATCTTTCAAGCTGACTACAATAAATTTCATTTCCATCGCTCCCTTCCAGGTCATCAGATAACGCTTGCTGAGCTCTATTACCGTTGGCTTCCTGCTCATACGGTCAACACCGCACCATCGCAGTCAACACTTGACAGCTACACCAATTCATTCAAGCACTTGGTTCCTCTTCACTATGAGCCATTCCAAAGTCTAAAATATGCAGACTACCAGAAAATTCTTGATTCCATGCGAAAGAGCGGGCTGTCTTACAGTTCTCTGAAGAAAGTCCGCTCTTTGATTTCGTTACTTGAAAAATATGCTGTGAAAATTGAGTTGATAAATAAATGCTACGCTCCCCTGCTATCAATCGGCAAGAATAAGGCTGTACATCCACACCATCCATTCAGTCGGCAGAAAATTAATCGGCTTTGGGCACACTGCGATGAGCCCGGTGTTGATACGGTGCTCATTCTGCTTTACACCGGTATGCGTGTTGGCGAGATGCTGGCACTCCAGAAGAATGATGTGAACCTCCGGCAGGGATACATGCGTATTACAAAAAGCAAGACCGTTTCCGGCATCAGAACCATCCCCATCCATCATCGGATTTTCCCTCTCATTACAAACCGTATGAAATCAATCGGTGTGCATCTGATAGCGGATTCCAAAGGAAAGC harbors:
- a CDS encoding methyl-accepting chemotaxis domain-containing protein, producing MYNEDKKIYAAFAAIALIIAFFGVGYLLGIRNASAGNENSVSGAVERAADSVDRTAERLDDASDSIRDAEKTADDISRTGAEIGNTVDEIKQSDSQFETGLDDVTKIVDRCQERNNRIAEILSSAESTSGGSRKAESITEKAK
- a CDS encoding GH25 family lysozyme; protein product: MKKGIDVSENNGNINWPAVKDAGFDFAIIRLGYGRGHLDGKFYDNVNGALNAGIKIGVYYYSEATDASEARAEADFALYVMQDAGITPDMLEMGVWFDEENDSWKSERLTDPAEITDICTTFINTLEEAGYHCGLYANYDYLTNVIDMSRLTGVPVWCAQYNSQCDYDGAAIWQCTDNYFINGAQFDKNYSF
- a CDS encoding phage holin family protein; the encoded protein is MDINTLLIYTQKAVSRLIDGWPFKIAVGGIVALVQFHLELLTLFALLIVIDLATKWVELSYNNIKTENYTPSLIDAIKAIPTAHRAGIISSRVMKTQFCGKIIVYCVIVIAGSIADEMTAHVHTGGMIMPLCVSYLAASELLSIIENLNDAGVSAVGGLVQLIKGRRIR
- a CDS encoding tyrosine-type recombinase/integrase; amino-acid sequence: MRKPNGYGSIKKLSGNRRRPFVFVISVHGKQKPVEYFSTQVEAEIFQADYNKFHFHRSLPGHQITLAELYYRWLPAHTVNTAPSQSTLDSYTNSFKHLVPLHYEPFQSLKYADYQKILDSMRKSGLSYSSLKKVRSLISLLEKYAVKIELINKCYAPLLSIGKNKAVHPHHPFSRQKINRLWAHCDEPGVDTVLILLYTGMRVGEMLALQKNDVNLRQGYMRITKSKTVSGIRTIPIHHRIFPLITNRMKSIGVHLIADSKGKQYDYSRYCQLWRDVMHSIKADGHTTHDCRHTVATLLDNAGANETAKRRVLGHAGGDVTERVYTHKGLRQLRKCIELLK